CACTCGATTTCaaagtgttcaaattttgaccaaagtgtaACGTTATAAAAATAAGCCTGGCGTAATGAGCAAcatcaacaattcaacatcGCGAATGGAAAAATAAGACGTGTAAACGCCTCTTAATGAGGAAGATATTTTTTTAACGATCCGGAACGCTGCTGCGGCCTTTACTAACTGCTCCCCTGCCTGTCTTGTCCCTTCTGTTTTGAATAATGTCATCTCCAATAATAAACGTAGTGAGTAATACCTTCTTTCAGCGTTGAGTAAATGATACGAATACGACGCGAATGTAAATACGAATTTATACTTGTAACGTTTTGGATACGATTTAATTggggattctttttttttttgaacctgtAGATTATAAGTACCCATGCGGAAAAACACCAGTTGTATTTACCAGTGGTACCAGCCTACTGGGATTTTCGACACCCACAGGTAAAAATACCACAGGTAATCACGACTGGTTATTACAAGTGGTTGTCACCACATGTAATAACTGGTCGTGATTACCAGTGGTATTTTTACCTGTGGGTGTCGAAAATCCCAGTAGGCTGGTACCACTGGTGGTTTCTTCTGGTAAATACAACTggtataaattttcgaattgagaTGAAATGAATTGCGACCACATGTAAATCAAAAAGTCATATTTATTAGTATTATTGCTCCATTTCAGCTCGGTGAGTCTTCGGTTACTGCAACGATGACGACTGATTATTCAttcgttgaactttttttttcgcgttgcCACACTTGTTTCTGATGCAATTATTCAACAGCTTCATTTCATTGGGAAAATGTTTCTCGGCGTAGTCTGaaaattaaagttcaaagtaAATAATAGCTATGCATATGCTTGTAATTgcatataatatgtacttctcAAATAATTCACTTACTTTTGATTCTTTCGATTTTTATGGGATCCAATTGTTTTCGTGGCTGTGCCAGCTCAGGgtgttttttgtagaaattgggCACCTTTCCTGAGATAGTACTTTCAGCCATCTCCGCATCATCAAAACTTCGATCCATCGCATCATTTACAAATGAACTCAGATTGACTTTCGAACATTTGGCAAAGAATACCTGCAAatgtttggggaaaaaattaattagtgaAACAAATTAAACCTTGTCAATTTGACATgcacagaaacaaaaaaaaattccaagtactGGCTTTCTCTGCAGTGTGGATAAGacacaaaaataatttgagaaatatacACACCACTGCATTAAAAACTGAATCTGCACTTTCATCTGGTTTTTCTTCAGCTTTGTTTCCTAGTCCGTCAGATACGAGATTGTCACAAATAGATTTGGTTTTGTGATCGTCAAATACAGTTTCTTGACAAGAGTTAGTTGTTGATAGCTCGATTGCAGCTGATGATAAACCCAATTGTGAGCAAATGTTAGCTGATGATTTGTTTCGAGTCGATTCAACATCCGACAAtggcaatttttgagtaaattcaaCAACAGACGATGGCAATTTTTGTGTAACAGCTGATGACACGTCGCACTGCCTTGCTGAAGTAGCTGGAGTCCTCATTAGATTTAGCATATCCTTCAGCTTTTCTTCCATCTCCGATAAAtcttaaattgaataaaaacaaaatgaatgtagggataaaaaaaaaattggcatttgaGAATACTTAGTATAGTTTATACTCATCAATAGATGTGGATCGTTTATTGAATTACACTAAATTCAATCAATACTATACATAGGATGGTTCACATTCAAATTTAAGGAGGAGGAAGtgatccaaatttgaaaaagaaatcgtaTCAAAGTTAATAAAGTTATACAACTTTTGATATCAAGTACCCATATCATTATATGCagtgaaattgcaaaattttttaagctAGAATTCCACAATGATCCACATCAATTGTAAACAAATGAGTAAAATATAGATACTAGGAAACAATCAGGCCACCCCTGTATCAGGGTTACAAAACATTTGAATCCAAATGATTCGAATCCGGATTCTAATCCATTCTtggattcgaaaaaatttattcgaatccGATAATCTGATGTGGATTTGTGACAATGATTTGAATCCGAAAAAGCAAGTCGGATTcgtgaaattattcaaatctttTTGATGGatccataaattttcaattttctcgttttAGATCACAAATTTTTGGGAAAGAACCCGTATTTGTGAATTCGAATACGGATTCGAATCCAACAAATCTTAAGGATATTTCATCGAATGGTAATGTTAtgattgaaagttcgaaaatgactgaaattgggatctaattattttaaataatttaaattaccaTATAAAACCattgtttgttgaaaaaatttggattcgTGGATTAGAATCAGATTCGAATCCACAAATCCACATAATTATTCGAATCCGATTCAAATCCACGGATCAGACCCAATTATTTGAATCCGATTCGAATCCAAAAAACAGGAGTGATTCGTGGATTCGGATTCGAATCCATTTCGTACTGGATTCGTTGCAACCCTGCCCTGTATGCAGAGGGGTGAGTAATAATTACCTAtcaattaataataattatgcaGTATAAGTATATTGGTAATGGATATGGATAAATATTACGAACATTTACGAGATGTTGCAATCGTTTTAATTTCTTTGAGTTCTCGTTTGGTCGTTTTGACTTCATCCTTCAAACACTTGTTTTCTTGTTTCAATGCAGAGTTATCTTTTCTCTCCAGCAATAGTTCTGCTTCTAAGACAGAAACTTTCTTTCTCCATTCTTCGATTTTCATTTGGTCGTCGTCGGTGTCGCTGTCATCGGTGTGGCTGTCGTCATCTTCTGAAGACGGGATCGGAGTTGATCGTTTACGTGGTGTCCGTTCTTTCTTCATACCACATGGCATGGGTTTTTTCGTAACAGGTTGCGCCGATTCTGTACTTGAGATAATACCAGCATCAATTTCGTTCATTAGATTCATCATGTTTTGTTGTGTATTATCAGCgagctctttttttttactttttgaatcggataatttttgctgaaatgaaaaacgattgagtgaataaatttccatttcagaaaattctatCTAActataatacataattatactAAAACAggatttcaaatgttttcaatGGCTGTCATAACGTTCTGTAATATTTAATAGTTtagtattttatcaatttgtttttgttctGTGTTCTGTAAAAGTATTACTAGGGCTACTATAATTTCATACAGGTAAGGACAGCCGACATCTTCCATCCAACCTTGAACACAACAACATTAGAATGCATCTGTATGCATATAACTTTCcatataaaaaatgtaatttttttgattgttcgcgagttcgggtgaactttcatgtggtctcaaattaaagatgatgaaattccttatcgattggtgttaaattttcatcattttgcgtaaaaatgacgattttatgaatacttttattttactgatttttgcatactatacgtacgtcatctttaaactgaaaatactcgaaattttcagtggacacataggtatttgagtacagcaaaatgttcgtgattttatcctctttaaaatgagatattaccgaaagctctacatgcaaccgttcaaaagttttcgaagttttaagttgcgaaaacaagctgcggatggtaagtattgaactttgaattaatattactcgaaattttcagtggacacataggtattttaatacatcaaaatgttcgtcattttatcctctttaaaatggctgtttaccgaaagctctaccttcaaatgttcaaaagtttttgaacttcaaagttgcggaaagtggtcaaattgtgttattaCGGTTATCATGTGTTATCAGTAAGTTATAGTTTTGATCAGTAACcacttttcgcaactttgatcttcaaaaatttttgaacggttgaaggtagagctttcggtaaacaaccattttaaagaggataaaatgacgaacattttgatgcattaaaatacctatgtgtccacagaaaatttcgagtaatattaattcaaagttcaatacttaccatccgcagcttgttttcgcaacttaaaacttcgaaaacttttgaacggttgcatgtagagctttcggtaatatctcattttaaagaggataaaatcacgaacattttgctgtactcaaatacctatgtgtccactgaaaatttcgagtattttcagtttaaagatgacgtacgtatagtatgcaaaaatcagtaaaataaaagtattcataaaatcgtcatttttacgcgaaatgatgaaaatttaacaccaatcgatagggaatttcatcgtctttaatttgagaccacatgaAAGTTCatccgaacccgcgaacaatcgaaaaagttgcattttatacATGCATAATTGTATGCATACTATGATAAGATAACATGTTTATCCATTTCTTGGATGGGCAATGGCGGCTGTCCGTACCCATAACGAAGTTTATAGTAGCCTTAGTATTACAAAACAACAGTGTTGgcaaaacgaaattatttcgtttggtaaaatgttaaaaaaaacgcaaaacgaaacgaaataaaaaaacgcaaaacgaaacgaaaacaaaacgaaacgaattGCTTCTCCATATTACATAACGTtatgaaaaacgaaacaaaattaatttcattttgccAACACTGCAAAACAATAGAaatgtttgatgttttgaaaaaattgaaagaagaaataattacatgaaaatgaaaaattttgagtctttTGACCTATAATTCatcaattattgatttttcgtgTTCATTTATGATTTTGTTTGTAAGTAGGATGTGCaaaatttcgatgttttagTAACTTTATTTGCTCTTCAAATTCTTGTTCAATAAAGTCAAAATCAAGTTATGGCAATTAACGctaatcaaaacacaaaaatgaataaaataataaagaatttttcataGAACAGAAACTGAAAATCCTTTCATTAATAATCATAATTAAAACTGGCACAATGCTGATGAATGAatagcaaaatttaaaatagaaagtTGATGTTATTTACACTAATTCCTTGAAGTATAATTATatacatacttttttcaaattggcgaCTTTCAAATCTTCTTGGTCTGGATCagccctttttttaaaattttttctattcgatttgtcgatttttgacTGTCCTGTGGTGGTAATATTCTTGACCATTTCCGTCATTTCCAACcaacctattttcaaaaaacaatgtacattgaaatcaaaaaattaactttgatttttacaaaaatttggattggACCCTCTCTTTcccttttattttaaatttcaagtaggtaaccATACTTTATGATTCTGTATAAAGGAAATTATCGAACtaagtgaaatgaaataaatggaaaatactAAAAACTGCACCAGTATTTTAAACtgctttaaaatttgtaaagacGAACGAAAGGTTTACAGAAATATTGGCCTTCTAAATTTTGCTTCtcattatttatcaattttacgaAATAGAACTCTCttgttttcctttctttttatataaatttttaattttttataatttgccaaatcattgaaattcaagaacaattaaaagagaaatttttcgtgtttagtaagaattgcaaatttttatagCAAATATGAGAACAAAAAGTTGTACTAGACATTGAAGCTATGGAACTAAACCACATTCCTCCTCTCACATGGCTAttgatctatttttaaaaatctattgttTGTAAAATCTTATACAACTTACTTCCAACACCATATATTTTTGTTCCTGGCCATAGCTCCCACTTCAAATTCTTCTGTTTAGCTACTGCTCTTGCCATTTTTGGAGGTGGTTGTACTTCTACATTCTTCGGCCACTTAATCGTAATTGGAATGGAGTCATCTATTACTTTTTGAAAGTCGTCTTCATTTTCAGGCAATATCACCCATGGTTTATATCCCACAGCTACACTGCCATCACCCTCAGCACCGTTAAACTCGCAGCACACTAAATCTGCAGTTGAATAATCAATTTCATCGGTCATTTTCGttgcctaaaaaaataaaacatcaagTACCATAACAGAATTTGAATCACTTTTCACATATGCTTGGCTTATCTGTAATAAACTTACGTCTATACTTGGTGAAAACGGGGCAATTTGCAATTAAACTGACACTTTCCTGACTTATATCTTCCTCGTGATCAGAGAATGACTCGAAATCAAGCGAAGTACTTCTACGTTTACTTGAGAGGGGATAGTTTGCCAAAATGCTAACGCTCTTCTGACTGCTACTGTCACTGCTTATTTCTTCCGGATCAGAGAATGACTCAAGATTAATTAACGATGCACTTTTAAGTTTTGTTGAGAAAGGATGATTCGCTAATAAGCTGACGCTCTTCTGACTATCACTTCCTTTATCTGAATACTGATCCAAAAGAGTCGAGTACTTATCTAAAAGAGTCACGTATTCCCAAAGTAATTCTTTCACGCAATCACTGCACCTGGGTACTGGATATCCTACAAAACACAATAATTATCATTTCAATTcggtatttcaaatttgatatcaGCTTTATGCAATCTGAGTACATCTATGTACTCGAGTCATGAACTATATGGAAGCGCCGATGGACACAATGTAAATTCGTCAACAATAGTAAATATTAGAGCTGGGTGTATAGGGCCAGTGAATAGTtagaaaaagtacatatttcaactaATAAGTATGAGTTGCATcataaatacactttttttcagCTTAATCCGGCCATGAAGACTTACAGACGAATTTACAATGTGTTTATTGGCACAAACACGTTGATATAATTTCGATGTAAATATTATACATTCAATattttacttacttttattCTTGAACGTAATGAATTCCATTAATCGGAATTAATGTTGACATCACTttaaattgcacaaaatatAATCCAAACAAGACGATTAgatatttctacaaaattcaCAAAGCACAATTCTCAcatcaacaattcaacatggACGACTTCATTAGtattctgaaatttggtataaaaatgattttgaaattcaaccaaTAGCGATCgagtatttactttttttcgtcATGTGTACGTGACCACGTGAGCAGAACAGAACATATGGATATGTGATGGGGCATGCTTGTTTACAAAGTGATTATCACGTACGTTGTGTTgggttgatttttcatttttccatcaatttgattacgttaattatttgtttgataATTTCTAATTGGAAATTGCAAATGAAATGTGACCATGTACCCTAGGAAAATGGAGACGATAATAATTATGATTCAAAATTGCTTTAGATAAGTATAATTGTGTAATATTGAGTGTATCATTAAGAAATAAAGTATTTAGATACTTTGTGAAATGATTTGGAATTTGTTTCCAGATATCACCTTGATTTACCATATGGTCAACAACAGCTGATCCACGTTATGCTTGATATTtccctccaaaaattatttccaggaGTTATGGTTTCATTAAATCCGTTTtgtaagtgtattttttttattgtacatACATCCAAAAATCCAGATTCATGTGTATttgtagttgaatttttttctcataaatacgCCATGGAAAGAATAAAACGAGTGAGACCTGTGAATTATAAACGGTGGTTGAAGATTCCTGAGTTGGAAATACCTCGTACAACTTTACTTTCTCGAAATAAACGAATACGTTTGAATGATGCTAATGTAAGTATAATCCTACTCATACCATATCCATAAAgtacaaaaatatcatttatgtaggtatcaaaTTAGTACGATTACTAAAATCCTCTCTTGAGTTTTTACAAATTGGATTCATGTGGCTGTAGATATAAGAGATGAGTAACAATATCATATTATAACTGAACACCATATAACAAGACAAATaaatacgttgaattttttaaaagttgtatTCATATCTGTGCTGCATACACGTCATAATTGTCTAATTTCGGTTTCTAattttctaattcaattttggaattttttatttacttcatTAGATAGACGAAGGCAGTTCAACAGGTGGTGTCAACATGAATGAATGTTTTCAATTGGTGAGAAATGGTGATTACGACGTCAATGATTTGCTAGAATGCAGTTCGAACGAATTTCCAGAATTGATGATAAATGATGAAAGCAATGTTGCTGATATCAATTCATCAGAATGCCATAATCGATCACATGAATCGTTGATATTTGATGACAGTGGTGCTGATTTACGAGACTGTGGTGATGATCGGTCATCAATGCATGAGAAATCTCAACGTGTAAGTATACTTGTAGAAGCTCAACTTTAACTAGATTGGTCAAGAAAACTCATATAGACT
This region of Planococcus citri chromosome 5, ihPlaCitr1.1, whole genome shotgun sequence genomic DNA includes:
- the LOC135847101 gene encoding uncharacterized protein LOC135847101 isoform X1; this translates as MTDEIDYSTADLVCCEFNGAEGDGSVAVGYKPWVILPENEDDFQKVIDDSIPITIKWPKNVEVQPPPKMARAVAKQKNLKWELWPGTKIYGVGSWLEMTEMVKNITTTGQSKIDKSNRKNFKKRADPDQEDLKVANLKKQKLSDSKSKKKELADNTQQNMMNLMNEIDAGIISSTESAQPVTKKPMPCGMKKERTPRKRSTPIPSSEDDDSHTDDSDTDDDQMKIEEWRKKVSVLEAELLLERKDNSALKQENKCLKDEVKTTKRELKEIKTIATSRKYLSEMEEKLKDMLNLMRTPATSARQCDVSSAVTQKLPSSVVEFTQKLPLSDVESTRNKSSANICSQLGLSSAAIELSTTNSCQETVFDDHKTKSICDNLVSDGLGNKAEEKPDESADSVFNAVVFFAKCSKVNLSSFVNDAMDRSFDDAEMAESTISGKVPNFYKKHPELAQPRKQLDPIKIERIKNYAEKHFPNEMKLLNNCIRNKCGNAKKKVQRMNNQSSSLQ
- the LOC135847101 gene encoding uncharacterized protein LOC135847101 isoform X2; this encodes MVLEQKLSDSKSKKKELADNTQQNMMNLMNEIDAGIISSTESAQPVTKKPMPCGMKKERTPRKRSTPIPSSEDDDSHTDDSDTDDDQMKIEEWRKKVSVLEAELLLERKDNSALKQENKCLKDEVKTTKRELKEIKTIATSRKYLSEMEEKLKDMLNLMRTPATSARQCDVSSAVTQKLPSSVVEFTQKLPLSDVESTRNKSSANICSQLGLSSAAIELSTTNSCQETVFDDHKTKSICDNLVSDGLGNKAEEKPDESADSVFNAVVFFAKCSKVNLSSFVNDAMDRSFDDAEMAESTISGKVPNFYKKHPELAQPRKQLDPIKIERIKNYAEKHFPNEMKLLNNCIRNKCGNAKKKVQRMNNQSSSLQ